In one window of Poriferisphaera corsica DNA:
- a CDS encoding winged helix-turn-helix transcriptional regulator gives MDEDICPTETALEVIGGKWKGMILFYLYDGTKRFNELRRSIPGVTQRMLTKQLRELEKEGVVHREVYPEIPPKVEYSLTPLGRKLGPTLESLRQWGQAYLGQ, from the coding sequence GTGGACGAAGACATTTGCCCTACAGAGACAGCTTTGGAGGTTATTGGTGGGAAGTGGAAGGGGATGATTTTGTTCTATTTATATGATGGGACAAAACGATTTAATGAGTTGCGCCGCTCAATACCTGGGGTCACTCAGCGAATGCTCACGAAGCAGCTTCGGGAGTTGGAGAAGGAAGGCGTTGTTCATCGCGAGGTTTATCCGGAAATTCCGCCGAAGGTGGAATATAGCCTAACACCTTTGGGGCGCAAATTGGGCCCAACATTGGAATCCCTGAGACAATGGGGGCAGGCATATTTGGGTCAATAA
- a CDS encoding oxidoreductase, whose amino-acid sequence MTHIALKNFQMGRQKLKNRAVLAPMSRVSTRGDGIPTIAMADYYERYASGDFGLIITEGTYTDRFFSQAYPNQPGITNAQQLDGWKRTVDQTKQHDTKIILQLMHGGALSQHLSNTRAPSRIEPMRNMLPGYSRKQGRYPIPQAMNLAEIDQVIEGFINSSQKAKEAGFDGVEIHSANGYLLDQFITPYTNTREDQYGGSLGNRIRLTTEITELIRQFHTDDFIVGVRLSQGKVNDFDYLWEGGLEYGRILFNAVANAGATYIHFASEGKGFDHGSLTRNGESLPKLAKEITNLPVIANGGLHHPNESERILNDGHADLIALGTGAIANPDWPRKIERNEEINEFTPDVFQFGVDIDSQMKFEHSQLTTPLDAL is encoded by the coding sequence ATGACTCACATCGCTCTTAAAAACTTCCAAATGGGCCGCCAAAAGCTCAAAAACAGAGCTGTCCTCGCACCAATGTCCAGAGTAAGCACCCGTGGCGATGGCATACCGACCATCGCAATGGCCGACTATTACGAACGCTATGCCTCCGGCGACTTCGGCCTCATCATCACAGAAGGCACCTACACCGACCGATTTTTCTCTCAGGCATACCCCAACCAGCCCGGCATAACGAATGCGCAGCAATTAGACGGCTGGAAAAGAACTGTCGATCAAACAAAACAACACGACACAAAAATCATCCTGCAACTCATGCATGGCGGCGCATTATCGCAACACCTCAGTAACACACGCGCACCGTCACGCATCGAACCCATGCGCAACATGCTTCCCGGTTACAGCCGCAAGCAAGGCCGTTATCCAATCCCCCAAGCCATGAATCTAGCCGAAATTGATCAAGTCATTGAAGGCTTCATCAACTCATCCCAAAAAGCAAAAGAAGCCGGTTTTGATGGCGTCGAAATCCACTCTGCAAACGGCTACCTTCTCGATCAATTCATCACACCCTATACCAATACACGAGAAGACCAATATGGCGGATCCTTGGGAAACAGAATCCGATTAACAACTGAAATCACTGAATTGATCCGCCAATTTCATACTGATGATTTCATAGTCGGCGTACGACTATCACAGGGCAAAGTCAACGATTTTGACTACCTGTGGGAAGGCGGCCTCGAATATGGACGGATTCTTTTCAACGCAGTAGCCAACGCTGGTGCCACATACATCCATTTTGCAAGTGAAGGCAAAGGGTTTGATCATGGAAGCCTTACACGTAATGGCGAAAGTCTGCCCAAGCTCGCAAAAGAAATCACCAATCTTCCCGTTATTGCTAATGGCGGACTCCATCATCCAAACGAATCAGAACGTATTCTCAACGATGGCCACGCAGATCTAATTGCTCTGGGAACTGGCGCTATTGCAAATCCAGATTGGCCTAGGAAAATTGAGAGAAACGAAGAAATAAACGAGTTTACACCCGATGTATTCCAGTTCGGCGTCGACATTGATTCACAGATGAAGTTTGAACACTCACAATTAACCACACCACTTGACGCGCTTTAG
- a CDS encoding SpoIID/LytB domain-containing protein: MQQSKRDTVRFGMNCLCGALLAGGMSLMMSGEAGAIDYMWRMEDITVEGGEWGNQFDGVYNLEDTYLPGVVDCENGAAGTEALKAQAVAARTFAYYKMYNWGKIQNGQGDQVFRTPGKQDPRQKHKDAVKATAGEILTFNGKYIASFYVAGSKVSELPLKPGDDTPKDFWWDYPTEKYVTYNYPNDKWGDNNQGSTLGSLANPINRGCMSQNGADYLADLGWNYMDILKYYYGGDIQLESVMRKTWTDQAKFEKRSLADFESPTWQQSKSKSGIFGHSPLYSGSNKHIGAGTTTSLLDDAGMAHSGDGSQKIVIDYDEATDTSDSGYFLRHVAGVQNVQNSMIASKTANVLLEAEGSVGVWLKTEADDMKVSIAVDDNADGYSAAVGTGDRGVKFDVIGDGEWHKYEWFFEDADYWEAWTGGGNGEIGMRFSLDSIQLFGKSDTVVYMDDVFYDMSAVAVPIPEPASLLVFGGVMGMLLRRRGK; this comes from the coding sequence ATGCAGCAGTCGAAGAGAGACACCGTACGTTTTGGTATGAACTGTTTATGTGGGGCATTGTTGGCGGGCGGGATGAGTTTGATGATGAGTGGTGAAGCGGGTGCGATAGATTACATGTGGCGGATGGAAGATATTACAGTCGAGGGAGGTGAGTGGGGTAATCAGTTTGATGGTGTATACAACTTAGAAGATACGTATTTGCCGGGCGTTGTGGATTGTGAGAATGGTGCAGCGGGTACGGAAGCGTTGAAGGCGCAGGCGGTGGCGGCGAGAACGTTTGCTTATTACAAGATGTACAACTGGGGCAAGATTCAAAACGGGCAGGGGGATCAGGTTTTCAGAACGCCGGGGAAGCAAGACCCACGGCAGAAGCATAAGGATGCTGTAAAAGCGACGGCGGGTGAGATACTGACGTTTAATGGGAAGTATATTGCGTCGTTTTATGTTGCTGGGAGTAAGGTTAGTGAGTTGCCGCTGAAGCCTGGTGATGACACGCCAAAGGATTTCTGGTGGGACTATCCAACTGAAAAATATGTGACGTACAACTATCCAAATGACAAATGGGGCGATAACAATCAGGGGTCAACGCTTGGATCGTTGGCGAATCCGATCAATCGTGGGTGTATGTCGCAGAATGGGGCGGATTATTTAGCTGATCTGGGTTGGAACTATATGGACATTCTAAAATATTACTACGGTGGTGATATTCAGCTTGAGAGTGTGATGCGTAAGACGTGGACGGATCAGGCGAAATTTGAGAAGCGTAGCTTGGCGGATTTCGAATCGCCTACATGGCAGCAATCCAAGTCGAAATCAGGGATATTTGGGCATTCGCCGCTGTATTCTGGTAGCAATAAGCATATTGGAGCGGGGACGACGACCTCATTGCTTGATGACGCAGGAATGGCTCACTCAGGTGATGGCTCACAGAAGATCGTTATTGATTATGATGAGGCAACAGACACGTCCGATTCAGGATATTTTCTGCGTCACGTCGCTGGGGTTCAGAATGTTCAGAATTCGATGATCGCGTCGAAGACAGCGAACGTATTACTGGAGGCAGAGGGGTCGGTCGGGGTATGGCTGAAGACAGAAGCAGACGACATGAAGGTGTCGATTGCTGTGGATGATAATGCGGATGGGTACAGTGCGGCAGTCGGAACGGGCGATCGTGGTGTGAAGTTTGATGTGATTGGTGACGGTGAGTGGCATAAATATGAGTGGTTCTTTGAGGATGCGGATTATTGGGAAGCTTGGACGGGTGGTGGTAATGGGGAGATTGGTATGAGGTTCTCGCTGGATTCGATCCAATTGTTTGGAAAATCGGATACGGTGGTTTATATGGATGATGTCTTTTATGACATGAGTGCGGTTGCTGTACCGATCCCAGAGCCTGCGAGTTTGTTGGTGTTTGGTGGAGTGATGGGTATGCTGCTGAGGCGGCGTGGTAAATAA
- a CDS encoding PEP-CTERM sorting domain-containing protein, whose product MRSTRLALAGLTAMTLASTSFAGMVYQDYEGTWDTDTDTVNFSYAITTSGSNQNIGAESTLEIVDGGYNSTKAAKIKIVASAADQAPDARYIVNKNATITAANPKVDANGYLGYYYKLDSQYADQAVKLALTIDDPGTADTAVKVDAIADGNWHMVQWSLDNNDDWDVFAYPGGLGNGQVDEAKISIDSLYIGGKEGANFEIFIDTITHAETGLTDVPEPASLALLGLGSLAFMRRRK is encoded by the coding sequence ATGAGATCAACACGACTTGCCTTAGCCGGCCTCACCGCCATGACATTGGCATCCACTTCTTTCGCTGGCATGGTTTACCAAGACTACGAAGGCACCTGGGATACAGACACAGATACCGTCAACTTCAGCTACGCCATCACCACCTCAGGCAGCAACCAGAATATCGGTGCTGAGAGTACACTCGAAATCGTCGACGGCGGATACAACAGCACAAAAGCCGCAAAAATTAAGATCGTTGCAAGCGCCGCAGACCAAGCGCCTGACGCTCGTTACATCGTCAACAAAAACGCAACCATCACCGCCGCCAACCCAAAAGTCGATGCCAACGGCTACCTCGGCTACTACTACAAACTCGATTCACAATACGCCGATCAAGCCGTCAAACTCGCACTCACCATCGATGATCCCGGCACAGCAGATACCGCCGTCAAAGTCGATGCCATCGCAGACGGCAACTGGCACATGGTTCAGTGGTCACTCGACAACAACGATGACTGGGACGTATTCGCATACCCCGGTGGTCTCGGCAACGGCCAAGTCGATGAAGCCAAAATATCCATCGATTCACTCTACATCGGCGGCAAAGAAGGCGCTAACTTCGAAATCTTTATCGATACCATCACTCACGCCGAAACCGGCCTCACCGACGTTCCTGAACCCGCATCACTCGCTTTGCTCGGTCTCGGCTCACTCGCATTCATGCGCCGCCGCAAATAA
- a CDS encoding DNA alkylation repair protein, whose translation MDERIIVEKLRGMRDERAVVMGVQRFGIVTELEYLGVSMPRLRAMGKELKKELADRHEVAMRLWGYEVHEARIVASLIADPERMTVRLMNQWAGDFDSWAMVDVVVDLFGKTKEAWGRPRVWCGRREEFVRRAGFVMMCTLAVHDKEADDERFLEFFPLIKQHATDERNFVKKAVNWSIRQIGKRSLMLNREAVGLSEELLGMGDRTADWIARGAIRELQSEKILARLS comes from the coding sequence ATGGATGAGCGAATCATTGTTGAGAAGCTGCGGGGGATGCGGGATGAGCGAGCGGTTGTGATGGGTGTGCAGCGATTTGGGATTGTGACGGAGCTAGAGTATTTAGGGGTGAGCATGCCGCGGCTGCGAGCGATGGGTAAAGAGTTGAAGAAGGAGTTGGCGGATCGTCACGAGGTGGCGATGCGATTGTGGGGGTATGAGGTGCATGAGGCGCGGATTGTGGCGAGCTTGATCGCGGACCCGGAACGGATGACAGTGAGGTTGATGAATCAATGGGCGGGAGATTTTGATTCATGGGCGATGGTGGATGTGGTGGTGGATTTGTTTGGAAAGACGAAGGAGGCATGGGGGAGGCCGCGGGTGTGGTGTGGGCGGCGAGAGGAGTTTGTGAGAAGAGCGGGGTTTGTGATGATGTGTACGTTGGCTGTACATGATAAGGAAGCGGATGATGAGCGGTTCTTGGAATTTTTTCCGTTGATTAAGCAGCATGCAACGGATGAGAGAAACTTTGTAAAGAAGGCAGTGAACTGGTCTATTCGTCAAATAGGCAAGCGAAGCTTGATGCTGAACAGAGAAGCGGTTGGGTTGTCGGAGGAGCTGCTTGGGATGGGTGATAGAACAGCAGATTGGATTGCAAGGGGCGCAATCCGAGAGTTACAGAGCGAGAAAATATTAGCACGTCTTTCGTAA
- a CDS encoding glycosyltransferase family 9 protein: MYAPLPTHPDSVRNILIVRPSALGDVARTVGIPTSLKAFYPNAKIHWVVNSLFTDVVRAHPAVDRVIPFNRKRLNKIGRSLPATRAAFDFKRDLQSVRYDLAFDLQGLARSGFITYLSKAPIRIGFRNARELAHLAYNHKHVITETHTIDQMHALLEAENIPSTKDLTLYTHADDTDWLNDFLVDNNLTNNNYTCLAPTARWLCKCWPIEKYAEIGKRLIEQSLTDKLVILAAPNEKDQLTTLFNRFNHWHLSDRIIISTTTVGQMASLISRCKLLVCNDSAALHIGVGFDRAIATIFGPTDPAFVGPYNRSETVIQPDAAKDSNFKFDYRAHKNDQSLIAQVPTDAVWQIIQHQIQRNNNS; encoded by the coding sequence ATGTACGCTCCCCTGCCCACACATCCCGATTCCGTACGCAACATCCTCATCGTACGCCCCTCTGCCCTCGGCGATGTCGCTCGTACCGTCGGTATCCCCACTTCCCTCAAAGCCTTCTACCCCAACGCGAAAATCCACTGGGTCGTCAACAGCCTATTTACCGATGTCGTCCGCGCCCACCCCGCGGTCGATCGTGTCATCCCCTTCAACCGTAAACGCCTCAACAAAATCGGCCGATCCCTCCCCGCAACTCGAGCAGCATTCGATTTTAAACGTGATCTCCAATCAGTCCGCTACGATCTCGCCTTCGACTTACAAGGCCTCGCCCGTTCCGGCTTCATTACCTACCTCTCCAAAGCCCCGATCCGCATCGGCTTCCGCAACGCACGCGAACTCGCACACCTCGCCTACAACCACAAACACGTCATTACCGAAACGCACACCATCGATCAGATGCACGCACTCCTCGAAGCTGAGAATATCCCCTCGACCAAGGATCTCACGCTCTACACCCACGCTGACGATACGGATTGGCTCAACGATTTCCTTGTCGACAACAACCTCACCAACAACAACTACACCTGCCTCGCCCCCACCGCACGTTGGCTATGCAAGTGTTGGCCTATTGAAAAGTACGCCGAGATCGGCAAACGCCTCATCGAACAATCACTCACCGACAAACTTGTCATCCTCGCCGCACCCAATGAAAAAGATCAACTCACCACGCTTTTCAACCGCTTCAACCATTGGCATCTCTCAGACCGCATCATTATCTCCACCACCACTGTCGGTCAGATGGCCTCTCTAATCAGCCGCTGTAAATTACTCGTCTGCAACGATTCTGCCGCCCTTCACATCGGCGTTGGCTTCGACCGCGCCATCGCCACCATCTTCGGCCCAACCGATCCCGCATTCGTCGGCCCATACAATCGATCCGAAACCGTCATCCAACCCGATGCCGCCAAAGACTCTAACTTCAAATTCGATTACCGCGCCCACAAAAACGACCAATCCCTCATCGCACAAGTCCCCACCGACGCCGTCTGGCAAATCATCCAACATCAAATACAACGCAACAACAACTCGTAA
- a CDS encoding PEP-CTERM sorting domain-containing protein, which produces MRSTLLALTGAAALGIATSASAAVIVEDNFDSYSDTAAMQAVWGDAGLGTLVDATTVGGSGNAMSHNGGQVNSIALDNLAPTASTNVVLSGTYYDDGVGNKRISIGLRNGANPLFEFGIYNNPSGYATRIVNFPGASPSWVQIEKTQVEGWHSFNIEFGLDSITSVFDISSDGEDLYETTTDLSGDAWASGFGELRIGGPSNYSSTGGGLIFDNIKLETVAVPEPASLALLSLGALVALRRRK; this is translated from the coding sequence ATGAGAAGTACGCTCCTAGCTCTAACCGGTGCTGCTGCACTTGGTATTGCAACATCCGCCTCAGCCGCCGTCATCGTCGAAGATAATTTCGATTCCTATTCAGATACCGCTGCCATGCAAGCTGTCTGGGGAGACGCAGGCCTCGGAACGCTCGTCGACGCAACCACAGTCGGCGGATCCGGCAACGCCATGTCACACAACGGTGGCCAAGTCAACAGCATCGCACTCGACAACCTCGCGCCAACCGCCTCGACAAATGTCGTCCTTAGTGGCACATACTACGATGATGGTGTTGGTAACAAACGTATCTCAATCGGTTTACGTAATGGTGCCAACCCACTCTTTGAATTCGGCATCTACAACAACCCATCCGGCTATGCCACACGTATCGTTAACTTCCCTGGTGCATCACCAAGCTGGGTACAGATCGAAAAAACACAAGTCGAAGGTTGGCATTCCTTCAACATCGAATTCGGTCTCGACAGCATCACATCCGTCTTTGATATCAGCAGCGACGGCGAAGATCTCTACGAAACAACCACCGATCTCTCCGGCGACGCTTGGGCAAGCGGCTTCGGTGAACTCCGCATCGGCGGCCCTTCAAACTACTCCTCCACAGGTGGCGGCCTCATCTTCGACAACATCAAACTCGAAACTGTCGCAGTTCCAGAGCCAGCCTCACTCGCACTCCTCAGCCTCGGCGCTCTCGTCGCACTACGCCGTCGCAAGTAA
- a CDS encoding PEP-CTERM sorting domain-containing protein has product MRGTLLTLTGAAAFCFVAQANAAVIFEDNFDSYATIGDISPTWSATTTASIVTDDNGGNAILMDGSAPNGANNTAIHAITELKPTATESIKLTGRIYDDGAGNKRSAIGFRNGATPLFEMGRYNGLLDTSYAARAVNFPGANPSWVQLSTEGATEGWHLLEAIFTLDNVNVTIDLGSDGTIDGTLDIALDETLWAASPGFVEVRMGGPSGLSSAGGGLAYDNIKLETIAVPEPASLALLGLGSLAFMRRRK; this is encoded by the coding sequence ATGAGAGGGACCCTACTAACTTTGACCGGTGCTGCAGCGTTCTGCTTCGTAGCCCAAGCCAATGCCGCTGTCATCTTCGAAGATAACTTCGATAGCTACGCAACCATTGGCGATATAAGCCCTACATGGTCTGCAACCACCACTGCTTCCATTGTTACCGACGACAATGGCGGCAACGCCATCCTCATGGACGGCTCCGCTCCAAACGGTGCTAACAACACTGCAATTCACGCAATCACCGAACTCAAACCCACCGCGACTGAATCCATCAAACTCACTGGCCGCATCTACGATGATGGTGCCGGTAACAAGCGTAGCGCCATCGGCTTCCGCAACGGCGCAACCCCGCTCTTCGAAATGGGTCGCTACAACGGCCTACTCGATACTTCATACGCTGCTCGTGCAGTCAACTTCCCCGGTGCGAACCCAAGCTGGGTACAGCTCTCCACCGAAGGCGCAACCGAAGGCTGGCACCTCTTAGAAGCCATCTTCACACTCGATAACGTCAACGTCACCATTGACCTCGGCAGCGACGGCACAATCGACGGCACACTCGATATCGCTCTTGATGAAACCCTCTGGGCAGCATCACCCGGCTTCGTCGAAGTACGCATGGGTGGCCCATCAGGCCTATCATCTGCTGGTGGTGGCCTCGCATACGACAACATCAAACTCGAAACAATTGCTGTCCCCGAACCAGCCTCACTCGCATTGCTCGGCCTCGGCTCACTCGCATTCATGCGCCGCCGCAAATAA
- a CDS encoding glycoside hydrolase family 10 protein produces MHNTRWTMMLMVGFVMGLMACVAQAKPATEKQLSEIPDVPSEFRAAWVATVANIDWPTKPGLTTAEQKKELIAIMDKCKELNLNAVIFQIRTTADALYESDLEPWSYYITGEQGVAPKPYYDPLEMAVEEAHKRGLELHAWFNPYRSGHPTNKKYADNHINKTNPELSKEYGSFMWMDPGEPEVMQRSMDVFLDVAKRYDVDGIHIDDYFYPYRAADPNKKGAYLDFPDADSYKRYQDAGGKLSKNDWRRDNVNQFIKKFYKELKKVNPEVKFGISPFGIWKPGYPSNVAGMDQYEAIYADAKLWFNEGWLDYFTPQLYWEIRKPAQSYISLLNWWNDENTQQRHLWPGLFTSMTEEGTRRPYDRDEIKRQVEWSRIIVKENPGTVHFSMISLMKNKGGLTDTLKSTVYAKKALVPESPWLGTEAPALPKAKVSRITAKTVDVMLDAKSAKQGINWVVQVKRDGAWTYDILPTSDRSAKVKLPGKKGDVEMVVVTLQGENAALSEKSVLELPKK; encoded by the coding sequence ATGCATAACACGCGTTGGACAATGATGTTGATGGTGGGATTCGTGATGGGGCTTATGGCTTGCGTCGCGCAAGCGAAGCCTGCAACGGAGAAACAGTTGTCAGAGATACCGGATGTGCCGAGCGAGTTTCGTGCGGCATGGGTTGCGACGGTTGCGAATATAGACTGGCCGACCAAGCCGGGCTTGACGACAGCTGAGCAGAAAAAAGAGCTGATCGCGATCATGGATAAGTGTAAAGAGCTTAACCTGAATGCGGTGATCTTCCAGATCCGTACGACGGCTGATGCGCTTTATGAGTCGGATCTTGAGCCTTGGTCATACTATATTACTGGTGAGCAGGGTGTGGCGCCGAAGCCATATTACGATCCATTAGAAATGGCTGTTGAAGAAGCGCATAAGCGCGGGTTAGAGCTTCATGCTTGGTTTAATCCGTATCGTTCAGGGCATCCAACGAATAAGAAGTATGCGGACAACCATATTAATAAGACGAATCCGGAGCTTTCGAAAGAATACGGTTCGTTTATGTGGATGGATCCGGGTGAGCCAGAAGTGATGCAGCGGTCGATGGATGTGTTCCTCGACGTTGCGAAGCGATACGACGTTGATGGTATTCATATTGATGACTACTTTTATCCGTATCGTGCGGCTGATCCGAACAAGAAGGGTGCGTATTTGGATTTCCCGGATGCGGATTCATATAAGCGTTACCAAGATGCTGGCGGCAAGTTGTCGAAGAACGACTGGCGTCGTGATAACGTGAATCAGTTCATCAAGAAGTTCTACAAAGAACTTAAGAAGGTTAATCCTGAAGTGAAGTTTGGTATCAGCCCGTTTGGGATTTGGAAGCCGGGCTATCCATCGAATGTCGCAGGAATGGATCAGTACGAAGCCATTTATGCTGATGCGAAACTGTGGTTTAATGAAGGCTGGTTGGATTACTTCACACCTCAGCTCTACTGGGAAATCCGTAAGCCAGCGCAGTCGTATATCAGTTTGCTGAACTGGTGGAACGATGAGAATACGCAGCAGCGTCACTTGTGGCCGGGCTTGTTTACATCGATGACGGAAGAAGGGACACGTCGTCCTTACGACCGTGATGAGATTAAACGTCAGGTTGAATGGTCACGTATTATCGTGAAGGAAAATCCGGGTACGGTTCACTTCTCGATGATTAGTTTGATGAAAAATAAGGGCGGTCTGACGGATACCCTTAAGAGTACTGTGTATGCGAAGAAGGCTTTGGTGCCTGAATCGCCATGGTTAGGTACTGAAGCGCCGGCGCTGCCTAAAGCGAAGGTTTCACGGATTACCGCGAAAACAGTTGATGTGATGCTTGATGCAAAGAGTGCGAAGCAGGGCATTAACTGGGTTGTTCAGGTAAAACGTGATGGTGCGTGGACGTATGACATTTTGCCAACGAGTGATCGTAGCGCGAAGGTCAAGCTGCCAGGCAAGAAGGGTGATGTGGAGATGGTTGTTGTCACGCTTCAAGGTGAGAATGCAGCACTTTCAGAGAAGAGTGTTCTTGAGTTGCCTAAGAAGTAA
- a CDS encoding N-acetylmuramoyl-L-alanine amidase produces the protein MDSHINKTKTIKAAAITACLAATTLAMTACTTPQEVKPGAKIERSNQEIIVAGQRFNVGAPVVLWTDPGGYDAYRVDKRFGDIDSGKWENIKESIDTPNRYNLRYGKPSQGMWSKDELEQIRGGGWELEQLQEVVDQFVYHYDVCGTSEVCFRVLHDMRGLSVHFMLDIDGTIYQTMDLKERAWHAGTSNDRSVGIEIANIGAYSKKELSKENNALDQWYKWDENQKTYISIPERLGDGGVKTPNFVGRPSFNDKIKGNVQGRDLYQYDLTPQQYESLVKLTAALTEIFPKMKLDYPRDEHGELITTVLPENGKDFSGLVGHYHVSKRKIDPGPAFQWDRIIDDVKKIKGKK, from the coding sequence ATGGATTCACACATCAACAAAACCAAAACCATCAAGGCCGCTGCGATCACCGCCTGTCTCGCCGCAACGACACTCGCCATGACCGCATGTACCACCCCGCAAGAAGTAAAGCCCGGTGCAAAAATCGAGCGTTCAAATCAGGAAATCATCGTTGCTGGCCAACGATTCAACGTCGGCGCTCCTGTCGTACTCTGGACCGATCCGGGTGGATACGATGCATACCGTGTTGATAAACGTTTCGGCGATATCGACAGCGGCAAATGGGAAAATATCAAAGAGTCGATTGATACCCCAAACCGTTACAACCTTCGCTACGGCAAGCCCAGCCAAGGGATGTGGTCCAAAGATGAACTCGAGCAGATCCGCGGCGGCGGCTGGGAACTTGAGCAACTGCAAGAGGTTGTGGATCAGTTCGTGTATCACTACGACGTCTGTGGTACGAGTGAAGTCTGCTTCCGCGTGTTGCATGATATGCGTGGATTATCCGTACACTTCATGCTCGATATTGATGGCACGATTTACCAAACGATGGACCTGAAAGAACGTGCATGGCATGCTGGGACATCGAATGACCGCTCGGTTGGGATTGAGATTGCGAACATTGGCGCATACTCAAAGAAAGAGCTGTCAAAAGAAAACAACGCACTCGATCAGTGGTACAAGTGGGATGAAAATCAGAAAACCTACATCAGTATCCCCGAACGTTTGGGCGATGGCGGTGTGAAGACGCCTAACTTTGTTGGTCGGCCATCGTTTAATGACAAGATCAAAGGCAACGTCCAGGGCCGCGATCTTTATCAATACGATTTAACGCCGCAGCAGTACGAATCATTAGTCAAGCTGACAGCTGCACTTACTGAAATCTTCCCGAAGATGAAATTGGATTACCCACGAGATGAGCATGGTGAATTGATCACGACCGTCTTGCCAGAAAACGGTAAAGATTTTTCAGGCTTGGTAGGCCATTACCACGTCAGCAAGCGCAAGATCGATCCGGGGCCAGCGTTCCAGTGGGATCGCATCATTGATGATGTAAAGAAAATCAAGGGTAAAAAATAA